A stretch of DNA from Endozoicomonas sp. 8E:
AAGATAGCGAAAATATCGGCATACTTTTGCTAAACGGGTAATCTCTCGTAAACCCAGACAGCGAATAATCTTTAACTGTGTTAATTCCGGCAAATCTAAAAGCGGAGAGTTATTGTGGTAATAAGGAGTAACCTCCCTACCTGAACAGACAACCGTTGCAGCTTCATTCAGTCGATTTCGCCTGGGTGTTGGCGGGAGTGGTTCCTGTATCCCGGAATGACTTTTAATTGGGTTCATCCCTGATTGCTCCTTAGTTCCAAAGTCAGTCTTTATCCTCCCCTGGAAAGGATATTTAAAATGGATTCAATCTGTTGGAGTCGGTTTTATAGTGGAAGTTCAAAAAACATTGAGGTCAGTGGAGCTAACTTAAGGAAGAGCCCTGATCCGGAAAAATAAAAGAAAGAAACTTTTTCATTAAAAGCTCAGAGTAAAAGTTGCAATAGGGTTTTTAATATAATGCTGTTCTTTTAATCGGTTCTCAGCAAAAAAGTACGCCCATTCGATCATCAATTCTTTCTCCGAAGTTCAGTGATTCTCACCTTGTTATCCAGGCTGACAGTCAACACATGTCGGCTATCGGTGCTGAAGGTGGCTGATTTGACAGAACGCTCGTGTCGAATGGTGGCTTTTTCTACCCATGAACCATCGGTCCACAGGCCATAAACTTTTGCCGTGTGATCTCTACTGGCGGTCACTACAAGGCAACCGTCGCTACTGAAGGTGGCTGAGAGGACCTCATGCTGGTGGACAATGCTGGCTTTTAGTGCCCATGATCCATCGGTCTGCAGGCTATTGATTTGCGCCGTGGCATCGTCACTGTTGTTTACCACATGCTGGCAATCGGCACTGAAGCTTGCCGAACTCACCTCCCCGGAGTGGACAATGCAGGCTTTTTGTTTCCATGATCCAGCACTCTGGCTATAGATCTTCGCCGTATTATCCTTACTGGCGGTCACCAGGTGGAGGCAGTCGGCGCTGAAGTTGGCTGATGGGATCACAGCATCATGTTTAATCCTGCCCATTTCTTTCCATGTTCCATCAGCCTGCAGGTCATAGATTATCGCTGCGGGAGCAAATGTGCTGATGACCAGATGGCAGCTATCGGCGCTGAATTTGGCCCAGTCGATTCCATCCTCTAGCTGAATGGAGGATGTTACTGCCCATAATCCAGCGGCCAACTGACTCTGGATTTCTATAACGCGATCCTTGGGAGTATGAATGATCAGGTGACGGCCATCGGGGCTGAGCTCGGCCGAATGGATCCAACTTTTTTGAAAAGTGTCCTCCAATTCCCATGATCCATTGCCCCCCCGACCTGTAATTTTCACCAAAGCATCATGACCATAACTGACAGTCATCACACGGCGGCCATCAGCACAGAAGGTGGCTGAAGTGATGTATCTCTCGTGGGAAATGCGGGCTTTTTCTACCCATGATCCATCGTCCTCCAGACCATAGATTTTCACTGTGCCACGATGAGCGGCGATTATCAGATAGCGGCCATCGGGGCTGAAGGTGGCTGATATCAACCAATATTGATGGGTAATAACGGCTTTTTCTTCCCATGAGCCATTGGGCTCACGGCTGTAGATTTTCGCTGTTGTATCGCGACTGGCGGTTGCCAGATGTTGGCCATCGGGGCTTAAAGTGGCTTGGTAGACACGACCTCTATGGGTAATTTCGAGTTTTTCCACTAACTCAAATTCTTTACATAGCGACATCAGTTTGCTGTTGGTGAAAAGGAGCTGAACAGAAAAATGAATGTTCTTTCCTTGTTCCATGAGCAACCCGATAGTGCCCTTATCAGCAAACGGCTCCAACCAATCACGGAGTTGTTGCTGATCTTTTGTCTCAATGGTGGACCTTAGTTGATATTGCTGTGGTGAAGGAAAACGACGATACCAGGCTCTTTCCAGAGCTTTATCTTGTTTAACAAGATTGCGAAAATATCGGCATACCTTTGCTAAACGGGTAATCTCTCGTAAACCCAGACAGCGAATAATCTTTAACTGTATTAATTCCGGCAAATCTAAAAACGGAGAGTTATTGTGGTAATAAGGGGTAACGTCCCTACCTGTATAGACAACCGTTGCAGCTTCCTCCAGTCGATTTCG
This window harbors:
- a CDS encoding F-box/WD repeat-containing protein, whose amino-acid sequence is MNPINSHSGIQEPLSPAPKRNRLEEAATVVYTGRDVTPYYHNNSPFLDLPELIQLKIIRCLGLREITRLAKVCRYFRNLVKQDKALERAWYRRFPSPQQYQLRSTIETKDQQQLRDWLEPFADKGTIGLLMEQGKNIHFSVQLLFTNSKLMSLCKEFELVEKLEITHRGRVYQATLSPDGQHLATASRDTTAKIYSREPNGSWEEKAVITHQYWLISATFSPDGRYLIIAAHRGTVKIYGLEDDGSWVEKARISHERYITSATFCADGRRVMTVSYGHDALVKITGRGGNGSWELEDTFQKSWIHSAELSPDGRHLIIHTPKDRVIEIQSQLAAGLWAVTSSIQLEDGIDWAKFSADSCHLVISTFAPAAIIYDLQADGTWKEMGRIKHDAVIPSANFSADCLHLVTASKDNTAKIYSQSAGSWKQKACIVHSGEVSSASFSADCQHVVNNSDDATAQINSLQTDGSWALKASIVHQHEVLSATFSSDGCLVVTASRDHTAKVYGLWTDGSWVEKATIRHERSVKSATFSTDSRHVLTVSLDNKVRITELRRKN